One Fuerstiella marisgermanici DNA window includes the following coding sequences:
- a CDS encoding DUF1501 domain-containing protein, which translates to MLRLLGSPRRCCDGLTRRDTLRAGGLSMLGGMFGLPPLAANAANSTEGRRPGKAKSVIMLYLLGGAPTQDMFDMKPHAPTGIASDFRPIRSDVPGMDVCELLPKSARWMGKSAIVRTVNHKAGCHNPMASFTGYPEPLPSIGVLQDNLPPSMGSVCEYLNEEPGGFPDYVHLPCMLGWGQHIRRAGPYAGFLGSQYDPLFTECNPTSAKTSPSQYAPQPVLGYPELPNAKLPAGLTLDRLNKRRALTQQFDDALRRPGLGEEFERVQEGAMSLLTSKRIRDAFDIDNVDAKVREAYGPTLFGSSALIARKLVEEGVRFVTATWDVFATRPGLLDGVAWDTHAANFPILKDILLPIYDNTFDALMDDLHKRGLLDETLVVVMSDMGRTPKINTNGGRDHWTFCYSVLMAGAGIRGGTLYGESDDQAAYVKSDPVSPADICATIYECLGIDPDMQIPDSAGQPVRIRMGGKVINDILA; encoded by the coding sequence ATGCTTAGACTTCTGGGAAGTCCTCGCCGGTGCTGTGACGGATTGACGCGACGCGACACACTGCGAGCCGGTGGCTTGTCGATGCTCGGCGGAATGTTTGGACTTCCCCCGCTGGCGGCGAACGCAGCCAACAGCACCGAGGGTCGACGTCCTGGTAAAGCGAAGAGTGTCATCATGCTGTATCTGCTCGGCGGTGCTCCGACGCAGGACATGTTCGACATGAAGCCGCATGCTCCGACGGGCATTGCCAGTGACTTCCGACCGATCCGTTCGGATGTTCCGGGCATGGATGTCTGCGAACTGCTGCCCAAGTCCGCTCGGTGGATGGGCAAGTCAGCCATTGTCCGCACGGTCAACCACAAAGCGGGCTGTCATAATCCCATGGCCAGCTTCACCGGTTATCCGGAACCGCTGCCGTCAATCGGCGTGCTTCAGGACAACCTGCCGCCCAGCATGGGATCGGTATGTGAGTATCTCAACGAAGAACCTGGCGGCTTTCCCGACTATGTACACCTGCCGTGTATGCTCGGTTGGGGACAACACATTCGACGCGCCGGACCGTATGCCGGATTTCTGGGAAGTCAGTACGATCCGCTGTTCACGGAATGCAATCCGACATCCGCGAAGACGTCGCCGAGTCAGTACGCTCCGCAGCCCGTGCTGGGTTATCCGGAACTCCCGAACGCCAAGCTACCGGCCGGGCTGACTCTGGACCGGCTCAATAAACGGCGAGCACTCACGCAACAGTTTGACGACGCACTGCGCCGTCCGGGACTCGGCGAAGAATTCGAACGTGTTCAGGAAGGAGCGATGTCGCTGCTGACGTCCAAACGAATTCGCGATGCGTTCGATATTGATAACGTCGATGCCAAAGTGCGAGAAGCCTATGGCCCGACATTGTTCGGTTCGAGTGCTTTGATTGCTCGCAAGCTGGTCGAAGAAGGTGTGCGGTTCGTGACTGCGACGTGGGATGTTTTCGCGACGCGACCGGGACTGCTGGATGGCGTTGCCTGGGACACTCACGCCGCCAACTTCCCGATTCTGAAGGACATCCTGCTGCCGATTTACGACAACACGTTCGATGCATTGATGGACGACCTGCACAAGCGAGGATTGCTTGACGAAACGCTTGTGGTGGTGATGAGCGATATGGGGCGAACTCCGAAAATCAACACGAACGGTGGTCGCGATCACTGGACGTTTTGCTATTCGGTGCTGATGGCCGGCGCGGGGATTCGAGGTGGCACTTTGTACGGTGAGTCAGACGATCAGGCGGCCTACGTGAAGTCCGATCCTGTCAGTCCAGCAGATATTTGTGCAACGATTTACGAATGCCTGGGGATCGATCCTGACATGCAGATTCCGGATTCAGCCGGGCAGCCGGTGCGGATCCGCATGGGTGGCAAAGTCATCAACGACATTCTGGCCTAG
- a CDS encoding DUF417 family protein: MVKLFEALARLDKVGVTVARLGLIVVLLWIGGLKVFPYEADGIVPFVAHSPFMSFFYADGENYKAHMNPEGVLDDENRAWHEANHTYKFSYGLGAVIVFYGLLLCLHPWLPQAATLGSFLVVVMSFVTLSFLITTPECWVADLGDAHHGFPYLSGRGRLVIKDAIMMGAAIVTMADSAKAYLRKRAMLD; this comes from the coding sequence GTGGTGAAGTTGTTCGAAGCGCTGGCACGACTGGACAAAGTCGGCGTGACCGTGGCCCGCCTTGGGTTGATCGTGGTACTACTTTGGATCGGCGGACTTAAGGTGTTTCCTTACGAGGCGGACGGCATCGTTCCGTTTGTCGCCCACAGCCCCTTCATGAGTTTTTTCTATGCCGATGGCGAAAACTACAAAGCGCACATGAACCCGGAAGGCGTCTTAGACGACGAAAATCGAGCGTGGCACGAAGCCAACCACACCTACAAGTTTTCCTATGGTCTGGGTGCCGTGATCGTTTTTTACGGACTGCTGCTCTGTCTGCACCCGTGGTTGCCACAAGCAGCAACGCTGGGCAGTTTTCTGGTCGTCGTGATGTCGTTCGTGACGTTGTCATTCCTGATCACTACTCCGGAATGCTGGGTGGCAGATCTCGGCGACGCCCATCACGGGTTCCCGTACCTTAGCGGTCGCGGCAGGCTGGTAATCAAGGACGCTATTATGATGGGGGCGGCAATCGTGACGATGGCTGACTCAGCAAAGGCTTACCTGAGAAAACGGGCGATGCTGGATTGA
- a CDS encoding DUF1549 domain-containing protein translates to MLRNTFVIWALHFCVSVPLLFASPPTSPEERLAAIGEPTTLEVEPETFALSGPRANRQVLVTGHYADGTTRDLTQLSEWKSQSPDVVAVTPSGLATGYSDGKTTIDVRVGNLSASIPVTIADVGQPHPISFRREFMALLSSAGCSDIRCHGAPSGKNEFRLSLWGLDPKLDFRQLTHDALGRRTNSINPDNSLILQKALTRVPHAGGQRFTADSSFAKLMTTWQAEGLRDDAGKPPLKSLTVSPARRVLQAPANWQQISVRAEFADGRSEDVTRLTTFFSSDIALADVDRTGYVEFKSQGEVAILCRYMDQMSSVRLMYIEKPAADYQWPDPAENNYVDKHTFAKLRMLNIAPSELCSDEHFVRRVYLDVCGVLPSPEETNSFVGSTEPDKRQQLIDTLLQRPEYVDFWTKKWMDVLRSSRDAIQLQGAQSYQAWLHKQIAADASFADVARTLLTSQGKSFTDAPANFFCVAPTPKEITDPAYLQKDLTEATAQLFLGVRLQCAKCHDHPYERWKQDDYLALAAHFTQVKQSRVGKAGPAGRPDRREIEITLDNKAPEIKDDKGAEVAPRLPLHQSPELADGQDRRELLADWLTQKDNPFFAKAMVNRIWFHLHGRGIVEPVDDFRDSNPSVNDELLEALAAEFIANGYRLKPLIRTIVNSRTYQLSAIPTATNASDGRYFSHMQSRTLSAEVLLDAVCSVTEVPEVFEITKDYISGLPDGTLKLPVGTRAVQLPVNDFTTLINTMGKYVRYESHPFLRTFGQPGRTQTCECDREQTFGRKQALELIIGQETSDRLTEKGNCLSGLLTQKLTDAEILDNLYVRALSRRPSESTAESLLQYVASTEDKRQAWEDILWTILNSQEFLYQH, encoded by the coding sequence ATGTTGCGTAATACATTCGTTATTTGGGCACTTCATTTCTGCGTGAGTGTTCCGCTCTTATTTGCAAGTCCTCCAACCTCGCCGGAGGAACGTCTGGCCGCCATTGGAGAACCGACAACTCTGGAAGTTGAACCGGAGACGTTTGCCTTGTCGGGGCCGCGAGCCAATCGTCAGGTGCTTGTCACCGGGCATTACGCCGACGGGACCACACGAGACCTGACACAACTGAGTGAATGGAAGTCACAGTCGCCTGACGTTGTCGCGGTTACCCCGAGCGGTCTGGCAACCGGATATAGCGACGGTAAAACGACGATCGATGTCCGAGTGGGAAATCTTTCCGCCAGCATCCCTGTGACCATTGCTGATGTCGGGCAACCGCATCCGATCAGTTTTCGGCGTGAGTTCATGGCACTGTTGAGTTCTGCGGGGTGCAGCGACATCCGTTGCCATGGTGCGCCCAGTGGCAAGAATGAGTTTCGTCTCAGCCTTTGGGGGCTGGATCCGAAACTGGATTTTCGGCAGCTCACCCATGATGCACTTGGTCGCCGGACGAATTCGATTAATCCGGACAACAGCTTGATCCTTCAAAAAGCTTTGACGCGTGTCCCACACGCGGGCGGTCAACGATTCACCGCTGACAGCTCTTTCGCGAAATTGATGACCACCTGGCAGGCTGAAGGTCTGCGTGACGATGCAGGCAAGCCGCCCCTGAAATCGCTGACCGTTTCTCCGGCACGACGTGTCCTGCAGGCACCAGCGAACTGGCAGCAAATTTCTGTGCGAGCCGAGTTCGCTGACGGGCGTTCCGAAGACGTGACTCGACTAACCACCTTCTTTAGCAGTGACATCGCCCTCGCAGACGTTGATCGCACCGGATATGTAGAATTCAAATCGCAGGGCGAAGTCGCGATTTTGTGTCGCTACATGGACCAGATGAGTTCGGTGCGTCTGATGTACATCGAAAAGCCTGCCGCAGATTACCAGTGGCCGGACCCTGCCGAAAACAACTATGTCGACAAGCACACCTTCGCCAAACTCAGGATGCTGAACATCGCCCCGTCGGAACTTTGCAGCGACGAACACTTTGTCCGCCGCGTGTATCTGGATGTGTGCGGGGTACTGCCGTCACCGGAAGAAACTAATAGTTTCGTCGGATCAACAGAACCCGACAAGCGCCAGCAATTGATCGACACCTTACTGCAGCGCCCCGAATATGTTGATTTCTGGACCAAGAAATGGATGGACGTGCTGCGTTCCAGTCGCGACGCCATTCAACTGCAGGGAGCTCAGTCCTATCAAGCCTGGCTGCACAAGCAAATAGCCGCAGACGCTTCATTCGCCGACGTAGCCCGCACGCTTCTGACATCGCAGGGGAAATCCTTCACTGACGCGCCCGCAAACTTTTTCTGCGTCGCTCCCACTCCTAAAGAAATCACCGACCCCGCGTATCTGCAGAAGGATCTGACAGAAGCGACGGCTCAGTTGTTCCTTGGCGTTCGTCTCCAGTGTGCGAAGTGCCACGATCATCCTTATGAACGGTGGAAGCAGGACGATTACCTCGCACTGGCCGCGCATTTTACTCAGGTGAAACAAAGCCGAGTTGGAAAAGCCGGACCGGCCGGGCGCCCCGACCGGCGGGAGATTGAAATCACGCTGGACAACAAAGCTCCGGAAATCAAAGACGACAAGGGTGCAGAAGTCGCACCTCGACTTCCTTTGCACCAGTCGCCCGAACTTGCAGATGGGCAGGACCGTCGCGAGTTACTCGCGGACTGGCTGACACAGAAAGACAATCCGTTCTTTGCCAAAGCCATGGTTAACCGAATCTGGTTCCATTTGCATGGCCGAGGCATCGTCGAGCCGGTTGATGATTTTCGTGACTCTAATCCTTCAGTGAACGACGAATTGCTGGAAGCTCTTGCCGCAGAGTTCATCGCCAACGGATATCGATTGAAGCCACTGATTCGAACCATTGTGAATTCACGCACCTATCAACTGAGTGCCATCCCGACGGCCACCAATGCATCAGACGGTCGGTACTTCTCTCATATGCAATCCAGAACGCTGTCGGCCGAAGTTTTACTGGACGCTGTTTGCAGCGTCACGGAAGTTCCCGAGGTGTTTGAAATCACAAAAGACTATATCTCCGGACTGCCGGACGGCACGTTGAAGCTGCCGGTCGGCACGCGAGCTGTGCAGTTGCCGGTCAACGATTTCACAACGCTGATCAATACGATGGGCAAGTATGTTCGGTACGAATCACATCCGTTTCTACGCACGTTCGGGCAACCGGGACGCACGCAAACCTGCGAATGTGACCGTGAACAAACCTTCGGTCGCAAGCAGGCTCTCGAACTGATCATCGGGCAGGAAACGTCGGATCGACTGACCGAAAAAGGCAATTGCTTGAGTGGCCTACTCACGCAGAAACTTACCGATGCCGAAATCCTGGACAATCTATACGTCCGAGCCCTCTCCCGCCGCCCGTCTGAAAGCACGGCAGAATCCCTGCTGCAGTACGTCGCAAGCACTGAGGACAAACGGCAGGCCTGGGAAGATATCCTATGGACGATTTTGAACTCCCAGGAATTTCTCTACCAGCATTAA
- a CDS encoding GMC oxidoreductase: MKEPIVIIGSGAAGVHCALTLLQAGCRVQMLDVGQSGSIPPLPNVPISELKSQLADPESYFLGKDPNAIRLPGDDGEYYALPPSKSHVVESGLATDPRSAGFSPLVSFARGGFADAWTGGCYPFDDNDLRDFPIDFAGMQPFYDEVAKRIGISGSDDLASLIPYHDGIQEPLELDPHSEFLLRTYHERVKDKSPGIHLGHARSAVISQATDGRSACSSLGRCLWGCPTSSFYVPSLTLAQCRTYDSFDYRPGLRVSHAVCDSTRQVKAVEATDEQGEKHLFDVGTLVLAAGTLSTSAIYLRTLEQAGVSEPVLTGLMDNRQIHIPFVTPALFGQPIAADAYQYHRLAMVVEDAQLPASCHGQLTTLKAAMTHPILQRLPIGLRSAVRMFRNVRSGMGLLNLSFPETRRSNNRIRLVAQKADGQQPSLHVAIDYYPPVAERQTHKRVKRQVRRFMKQLGCHTFGFWNSTRDMGASIHYAGTIPMSATAAPHTVSPSGNSHDFPNLWIVDASVFPSLPAKSLTLTTMANSIRTTRLMLESLKSS, from the coding sequence GCGTCCAGATGCTGGATGTCGGGCAATCCGGATCGATACCGCCGTTGCCAAACGTTCCAATTTCAGAACTTAAATCACAACTGGCAGATCCTGAATCCTACTTTCTGGGGAAAGATCCGAACGCCATTCGGCTGCCGGGTGACGATGGTGAATACTATGCGCTCCCACCGTCCAAGAGTCACGTCGTCGAATCGGGACTCGCGACCGATCCACGGTCGGCCGGCTTCTCACCTCTTGTGTCCTTCGCTCGCGGCGGCTTCGCTGACGCATGGACGGGCGGCTGCTACCCCTTTGATGACAATGATCTCCGCGACTTCCCGATCGACTTCGCCGGGATGCAGCCGTTCTACGACGAAGTCGCAAAGCGAATCGGCATCTCAGGATCGGACGACCTGGCGTCGTTGATTCCCTATCACGATGGTATTCAGGAACCGCTGGAACTCGATCCGCATTCTGAATTTCTGTTGCGCACGTATCATGAAAGAGTGAAAGACAAATCGCCAGGGATTCACCTGGGACACGCTCGGTCAGCAGTGATTTCCCAGGCGACTGACGGGCGATCCGCCTGCAGTTCACTGGGACGGTGTTTGTGGGGGTGCCCGACTTCGTCGTTTTACGTTCCATCGCTGACACTTGCGCAATGCCGAACTTATGATTCCTTCGATTACCGGCCGGGGCTGCGAGTTTCGCATGCGGTCTGTGATTCCACACGGCAGGTAAAAGCAGTGGAAGCGACCGATGAACAAGGAGAAAAACACCTGTTCGATGTCGGTACTTTGGTGCTGGCTGCCGGTACGTTATCCACGTCGGCGATCTATCTGCGCACGCTGGAGCAGGCTGGTGTGTCAGAACCGGTGCTGACTGGATTGATGGACAACCGCCAAATTCACATACCGTTTGTGACGCCCGCTTTGTTCGGGCAGCCGATCGCGGCGGATGCCTATCAATACCATCGCCTGGCAATGGTTGTTGAAGACGCTCAACTTCCGGCCAGTTGTCATGGGCAGTTGACAACTCTAAAGGCGGCGATGACTCATCCGATTTTGCAGCGGCTGCCTATTGGGTTGCGGAGTGCTGTGCGAATGTTTCGCAATGTTCGATCAGGTATGGGGCTGTTGAATTTAAGCTTTCCCGAGACTCGCCGCAGCAACAATCGAATCCGATTGGTTGCGCAGAAAGCAGACGGTCAGCAACCTTCACTGCACGTTGCTATCGACTACTACCCGCCCGTTGCCGAGCGGCAAACTCACAAGCGGGTTAAGCGGCAGGTGCGGCGATTCATGAAGCAACTCGGCTGCCACACGTTTGGGTTTTGGAATTCCACTCGCGACATGGGCGCGAGCATTCACTATGCAGGCACGATCCCCATGTCGGCGACCGCTGCGCCACACACCGTAAGCCCTTCCGGCAATAGCCACGACTTTCCAAACCTGTGGATCGTCGATGCCAGCGTCTTTCCATCGCTGCCCGCCAAGAGTCTTACGCTGACAACGATGGCCAATTCCATTCGTACGACCAGGTTAATGCTTGAATCCCTCAAGTCATCGTAA
- a CDS encoding helix-turn-helix domain-containing protein: MATAKSTDNLYDPRRGGEAVRLDTLRIDGDPYEPARTNYFTVYLIESGSGTFWADAAEFAFGPSCVLFFVPYQHIRVVPDSQVRGRVIQFHANFLCVETFHTDVGCSGILFNDPYGIPVVSFDEQMETKVLSLIDDLQNEQADRELAFEEAMLAHLKVLLILATRLKSSNAGACGASVHDPQHPLLIELRDLIEEHYCSLHAPADYAALLHVTAKTLGRIVRENLGTTPTELIRARVLTHAKWQLLHTLRPVKEIAREVGFNDELYFSRLFKKATGYSPTFFRAFETEIRGGSNLSMTSSHAPIPPPASDADTASRTKPKQTET, translated from the coding sequence ATGGCAACTGCGAAATCTACCGACAACCTGTATGACCCGCGGCGTGGTGGCGAGGCAGTTCGACTCGACACTTTGCGGATTGACGGTGATCCGTATGAGCCGGCTCGGACAAACTACTTCACGGTGTATCTGATCGAATCCGGTTCAGGCACGTTTTGGGCAGATGCGGCTGAATTTGCGTTCGGTCCGAGTTGTGTTCTGTTTTTCGTACCGTACCAGCACATCCGCGTGGTTCCTGATTCGCAGGTTCGGGGCCGCGTGATTCAGTTTCATGCAAATTTCCTGTGCGTTGAAACTTTCCATACCGACGTGGGATGCAGCGGAATCCTGTTCAACGATCCATACGGCATACCGGTGGTGTCGTTCGACGAACAGATGGAGACCAAAGTGCTGAGCCTGATCGACGACCTGCAAAACGAACAGGCCGATCGGGAGCTTGCTTTCGAAGAAGCGATGTTGGCTCACCTGAAAGTCCTGCTGATCCTGGCCACGCGGTTGAAATCGTCGAATGCTGGTGCCTGCGGAGCTTCTGTGCATGATCCTCAGCATCCCCTTCTGATCGAACTTCGCGACTTGATCGAGGAACATTATTGCTCGCTGCACGCCCCCGCTGACTACGCCGCATTGCTGCATGTGACGGCCAAGACGCTCGGTCGGATCGTCCGCGAAAACCTCGGCACCACGCCCACTGAACTCATTCGCGCCCGCGTTCTGACTCATGCAAAATGGCAACTTCTGCATACGCTTAGGCCCGTCAAGGAGATCGCGAGGGAAGTCGGCTTTAATGACGAACTCTATTTCAGCCGCCTGTTCAAGAAGGCGACCGGCTATTCACCGACGTTCTTTCGGGCATTCGAGACAGAGATTCGCGGAGGGAGCAATTTGTCCATGACTTCGAGCCATGCGCCCATTCCGCCCCCAGCATCAGATGCTGATACTGCCTCTCGGACTAAACCGAAACAGACCGAGACGTAA